The genomic stretch AGGAGGAGGTCGGCCCGGAGGATGACGGCGTCGCGCATGGGGACGGGGACGTCTCTGGTGACGACGGCGGCGCCTGGCAGCGCGGAAGGCTGCTGGGCGCGCGGGGTGAGAGGGAGGATGGCGGCGAAGAGGAGTACGCCGGTGAGATAGAGAAGTCTGCGCATGGCGGGGAAAGTCCTCCGGAAATGCATCGTGGGGCAGCCGGCCACGCGGCAGATTGTACTAGAAGAGGAGGAGAAATGCCCGCGGGAGAAAGGATCGGAGCCAAAAAGGTTGATTGACGTTCGTGCCGCCGTCGTCAAGAATAGTTGTATCATGGCCAAAAAACTTTCGGAACGGAAACTGGCGGTGCTGGGCGCAGGCAAGCTGGGCGGAATCCTGTTGCGCGCGTATCTGAAGCAAGGGCTGTTTGCGCCCAGGCACGTGACCGCGACGGTGCACCACGGGGAGAAGGCGGCGGCGCTCGGCAAAGAACTGGGCGTGGCGGTGAGCACGGACAACCGCAAAGCGGTGCAGGGCGCGGAGATCGTGTTGCTGTGCGTGAAGCCGCAGGTGGTGGGCGAAGTGCTCAAGGAGATCCGGCCGAAGCTGGGGCCGAAGACGCTGGTGATCTCGGTGGCCGCATCGGTGCCAACGAGCTACATGGAAAGGCACCTGGGCGGGAAAATTCCCGTGGTGCGGGCGATGCCCAATACCTGCTCGACCGTGGGTTGCGGGATGACCGGCATCTGCCGCGGGTCGCACGCGACGGCGGAGGACCTGGAGACGGCGCGGGCGATGTTCGAAGCGGTGGGGCGCACCGTGGTGGTGGACGAGAAGCACATGGATGCGGTGACCGGGCTGTCGGCCAGCGGGCCGGCGTTTGCCTACATCATTCTGGAGTCGCTGGCGGAGGCGGGGGTGAAGGTGGGCCTGCCGCGAGACGTGGCCACGCTGCTGGCGGCCCAGACCATGAAGGGTGCGGCCAGCGTGGTGCTGGAGACGGGCGAGCACCCGGCGCAACTGAAGGACGCGGTGACGACGCCGGCGGGCTGCACCATCGACGGAATCCTGGAGCTGGAAGAAGGCAAGCTGCGGGTGACGCTGATCAAGGCGGTGGTGAAGGCCACGCACCGCGCGGGAGAGCTGCTGTTCGAAAAGTAGAGCCAACCGGGTTGTGGCCGTGCCCGCGTAAATGCCCCGGGCACGGGCGGGTGTGGTAGGATGCGGCGCAGGCAGGAAGCAGAGAGAGACTTATGCCCAGTGCATACATTCCGGTGCTGATCTTCGCGGTGCTGGTGGCGGCCTTTCCGGCGGTGACGCTGCTGCTGTTCAAGTTCATCCGGCCCGAGGCGCGAGCGGTGGGGGACAAGCTGAAGCCGTATGAGTGCGGCGTGCTGCCCGAGGGCGGATCGCGCGGGCGCTATTCGGTGCGCTTTTACATTATCGCGATGCTCTTCGTGATTTTTGACGTGGAGACGATGTTCCTGTTTCCGTGGGCCATCCAGTTCAAG from Terriglobia bacterium encodes the following:
- the proC gene encoding pyrroline-5-carboxylate reductase, encoding MAKKLSERKLAVLGAGKLGGILLRAYLKQGLFAPRHVTATVHHGEKAAALGKELGVAVSTDNRKAVQGAEIVLLCVKPQVVGEVLKEIRPKLGPKTLVISVAASVPTSYMERHLGGKIPVVRAMPNTCSTVGCGMTGICRGSHATAEDLETARAMFEAVGRTVVVDEKHMDAVTGLSASGPAFAYIILESLAEAGVKVGLPRDVATLLAAQTMKGAASVVLETGEHPAQLKDAVTTPAGCTIDGILELEEGKLRVTLIKAVVKATHRAGELLFEK
- the ndhC gene encoding NADH-quinone oxidoreductase subunit A, which codes for MPSAYIPVLIFAVLVAAFPAVTLLLFKFIRPEARAVGDKLKPYECGVLPEGGSRGRYSVRFYIIAMLFVIFDVETMFLFPWAIQFKALGMLGLVSMFVFLGILLVGYVWLYKKGALEWV